The following proteins come from a genomic window of Leopardus geoffroyi isolate Oge1 chromosome A3, O.geoffroyi_Oge1_pat1.0, whole genome shotgun sequence:
- the EIF2AK2 gene encoding interferon-induced, double-stranded RNA-activated protein kinase isoform X1: MANHRPPSFFIEELNVYCQKHNMVLKYQELSKTGPPHNLRFKYQVIIDEREYPEAEGKSKKEARNAAAKLAIEILNKENKAVSSVSLPTTHSSEGLGLGSTGNFIGCINRLAQKEQLSVNYEQCELKEPGPERFHYRCKIGQKEYGIGVGSTKQEAKQSAAKLAYEQILSEKTSMKADSVLAGSLITSPGDSGSNTLVKSISASESPSENDFLENSSGGSCDRGRVNNSSSPMDNVRNSEKKVKRSLAPTFNSPVTKDSRCSVELRFTSDFTEIEPIGSGGYGQVFKAKHRIDRKTYVVKRVKYDSDRKAEREVKALAALNHPNIVHYYSCWFGDDCHSVDSINTSRPKTKCLFIQMEFCGKGTLEQWIDSRRGQTPDKHLALELYEQITAGVDYIHCKQLIHRDLKPGNVFLVDTKQVKIGDFGLVTSLKNYANRTRNTGTLRYMSPEQISLQEYGNEVDIFALGLILAELLYICPTVSETLQIFKELRDGKFSDVFDGREKILLQKLLSPEPTKRPHASEILETLKEWRNVKENKNRSTC; the protein is encoded by the exons ATGGCCAATCATCGTCCACCAAGTTTTTTTATAGAAGAACTTAACGTATATTGTCAGAAGCACAACATGGTACTTAAGTACCAGGAACTGTCTAAGACAGGACCTCCACATAACTTAAG GTTTAAATACCAAGTTATCATAGATGAGAGAGAATATCCAGAAGCTGAAGGTAAATCGAAGAAGGAGGCCAGAAATGCTGCAGCCAAATTGGCGATTGAAAtacttaataaagaaaacaag gcAGTTAGTTCTGTATCACTGCCAACAACACATTCATCAGAAGGATTAGGATTAGGATCCACTGGGAATTTCATAGGCTGTATCAATAGGCTTGCCCAGAAGGAACAACTGTCTGTAAATTATGAACAATGTGAATTGAAAGAACCTGGGCCTGAAAG ATTTCATTATAGATGCAAAATTGGACAGAAAGAATACGGTATTGGTGTAGGTAGTACTAAGCAAGAAGCCAAACAGTCAGCCGCTAAGCTTGCGTATGAGCAGATACTTTCAGAGAAAACCTCAATG AAAGCTGACTCGGTATTAGCTGGTTCTTTGATTACTTCACCTGGTGACTCTGGAAGCAACACTTTGGTGAAAAGCATATC TGCTTCTGAATCACCATCTGAAAATGATTTCTTGGAAAATTCATCAGGAGGAAGTTGTGACAGGGGCCGTGTAAACAATTCTTCATCTCCTATG gaCAATGTCAGAAATAGTGAAAAGAAGGTGAAAAG AAGTTTGGCACCTACATTTAACTCTCCTGTGACAAAAGACAGCAGGTGTTCTGTGGAACTCAG gTTTACCAGcgattttacagaaatagaaccGATTGGCTCAGGTGGATATGGCCAAGTTTTCAAAGCAAAACACAGAATTGATAGGAAGACTTACGTTGTTAAACGTGTTAAATATGATAGTGA CAGGAAGGCAGAGCGTGAAGTAAAAGCTTTGGCAGCTCTCAATCACCCAAATATCGTTCACTACTACAGCTGCTGGTTTGGCGATGATTGCCATTCTGTGGACAGCATTAACACTTCAAG ACCAAAGACTAAGTGCCTTTTCATCCAAATGGAATTCTGTGGTAAAGGGACATTGGAGCAATGGATTGACAGCAGAAGAGGCCAGACACCAGACAAACATTTGGCTTTGGAATTGTATGAACAAATAACAGCAGGTGTGGATTATATACATTGCAAACAGTTAATCCATAGAGACCTTAAG ccaGGTAACGTGTTTTTGGTAGATACAAAACAAGTAAAGATAGGAGACTTTGGACTTGTGACATCCCTGAAAAATTACGCAAATCGGACAAGGAATACAGGAACTCTTCGATACATGAGCCCAGAACAG ATTTCTTTACAAGAATATGGAAACGAAGTGGACATCTTTGCTTTGGGGCTAATTCTCGCGGAACTCCTTTACATATGTCCCACTGTTTCAGAAACATTACAG atttttaaagagCTAAGAGACGGCAAGTTCTCAGATGTATTTGATGGCAGAGAA AAAATTCTTCTGCAAAAATTACTGTCACCCGAACCCACGAAACGGCCTCATGCATCTGAAATACTGGAGACTTTGAAGGAGTGGAGGAATGTAAAAGAGAATAAGAACCGAAGCACATGTTAG
- the EIF2AK2 gene encoding interferon-induced, double-stranded RNA-activated protein kinase isoform X4 yields MANHRPPSFFIEELNVYCQKHNMVLKYQELSKTGPPHNLRFKYQVIIDEREYPEAEGKSKKEARNAAAKLAIEILNKENKKADSVLAGSLITSPGDSGSNTLVKSISASESPSENDFLENSSGGSCDRGRVNNSSSPMDNVRNSEKKVKRSLAPTFNSPVTKDSRCSVELRFTSDFTEIEPIGSGGYGQVFKAKHRIDRKTYVVKRVKYDSDRKAEREVKALAALNHPNIVHYYSCWFGDDCHSVDSINTSRPKTKCLFIQMEFCGKGTLEQWIDSRRGQTPDKHLALELYEQITAGVDYIHCKQLIHRDLKPGNVFLVDTKQVKIGDFGLVTSLKNYANRTRNTGTLRYMSPEQISLQEYGNEVDIFALGLILAELLYICPTVSETLQIFKELRDGKFSDVFDGREKILLQKLLSPEPTKRPHASEILETLKEWRNVKENKNRSTC; encoded by the exons ATGGCCAATCATCGTCCACCAAGTTTTTTTATAGAAGAACTTAACGTATATTGTCAGAAGCACAACATGGTACTTAAGTACCAGGAACTGTCTAAGACAGGACCTCCACATAACTTAAG GTTTAAATACCAAGTTATCATAGATGAGAGAGAATATCCAGAAGCTGAAGGTAAATCGAAGAAGGAGGCCAGAAATGCTGCAGCCAAATTGGCGATTGAAAtacttaataaagaaaacaag AAAGCTGACTCGGTATTAGCTGGTTCTTTGATTACTTCACCTGGTGACTCTGGAAGCAACACTTTGGTGAAAAGCATATC TGCTTCTGAATCACCATCTGAAAATGATTTCTTGGAAAATTCATCAGGAGGAAGTTGTGACAGGGGCCGTGTAAACAATTCTTCATCTCCTATG gaCAATGTCAGAAATAGTGAAAAGAAGGTGAAAAG AAGTTTGGCACCTACATTTAACTCTCCTGTGACAAAAGACAGCAGGTGTTCTGTGGAACTCAG gTTTACCAGcgattttacagaaatagaaccGATTGGCTCAGGTGGATATGGCCAAGTTTTCAAAGCAAAACACAGAATTGATAGGAAGACTTACGTTGTTAAACGTGTTAAATATGATAGTGA CAGGAAGGCAGAGCGTGAAGTAAAAGCTTTGGCAGCTCTCAATCACCCAAATATCGTTCACTACTACAGCTGCTGGTTTGGCGATGATTGCCATTCTGTGGACAGCATTAACACTTCAAG ACCAAAGACTAAGTGCCTTTTCATCCAAATGGAATTCTGTGGTAAAGGGACATTGGAGCAATGGATTGACAGCAGAAGAGGCCAGACACCAGACAAACATTTGGCTTTGGAATTGTATGAACAAATAACAGCAGGTGTGGATTATATACATTGCAAACAGTTAATCCATAGAGACCTTAAG ccaGGTAACGTGTTTTTGGTAGATACAAAACAAGTAAAGATAGGAGACTTTGGACTTGTGACATCCCTGAAAAATTACGCAAATCGGACAAGGAATACAGGAACTCTTCGATACATGAGCCCAGAACAG ATTTCTTTACAAGAATATGGAAACGAAGTGGACATCTTTGCTTTGGGGCTAATTCTCGCGGAACTCCTTTACATATGTCCCACTGTTTCAGAAACATTACAG atttttaaagagCTAAGAGACGGCAAGTTCTCAGATGTATTTGATGGCAGAGAA AAAATTCTTCTGCAAAAATTACTGTCACCCGAACCCACGAAACGGCCTCATGCATCTGAAATACTGGAGACTTTGAAGGAGTGGAGGAATGTAAAAGAGAATAAGAACCGAAGCACATGTTAG
- the EIF2AK2 gene encoding interferon-induced, double-stranded RNA-activated protein kinase isoform X2 translates to MANHRPPSFFIEELNVYCQKHNMVLKYQELSKTGPPHNLRFKYQVIIDEREYPEAEGKSKKEARNAAAKLAIEILNKENKAVSSVSLPTTHSSEGLGLGSTGNFIGCINRLAQKEQLSVNYEQCELKEPGPERFHYRCKIGQKEYGIGVGSTKQEAKQSAAKLAYEQILSEKTSMKADSVLAGSLITSPGDSGSNTLVKSISASESPSENDFLENSSGGSCDRGRVNNSSSPMDNVRNSEKKVKRSLAPTFNSPVTKDSRCSVELRFTSDFTEIEPIGSGGYGQVFKAKHRIDRKTYVVKRVKYDSEKAEREVKALAALNHPNIVHYYSCWFGDDCHSVDSINTSRPKTKCLFIQMEFCGKGTLEQWIDSRRGQTPDKHLALELYEQITAGVDYIHCKQLIHRDLKPGNVFLVDTKQVKIGDFGLVTSLKNYANRTRNTGTLRYMSPEQISLQEYGNEVDIFALGLILAELLYICPTVSETLQIFKELRDGKFSDVFDGREKILLQKLLSPEPTKRPHASEILETLKEWRNVKENKNRSTC, encoded by the exons ATGGCCAATCATCGTCCACCAAGTTTTTTTATAGAAGAACTTAACGTATATTGTCAGAAGCACAACATGGTACTTAAGTACCAGGAACTGTCTAAGACAGGACCTCCACATAACTTAAG GTTTAAATACCAAGTTATCATAGATGAGAGAGAATATCCAGAAGCTGAAGGTAAATCGAAGAAGGAGGCCAGAAATGCTGCAGCCAAATTGGCGATTGAAAtacttaataaagaaaacaag gcAGTTAGTTCTGTATCACTGCCAACAACACATTCATCAGAAGGATTAGGATTAGGATCCACTGGGAATTTCATAGGCTGTATCAATAGGCTTGCCCAGAAGGAACAACTGTCTGTAAATTATGAACAATGTGAATTGAAAGAACCTGGGCCTGAAAG ATTTCATTATAGATGCAAAATTGGACAGAAAGAATACGGTATTGGTGTAGGTAGTACTAAGCAAGAAGCCAAACAGTCAGCCGCTAAGCTTGCGTATGAGCAGATACTTTCAGAGAAAACCTCAATG AAAGCTGACTCGGTATTAGCTGGTTCTTTGATTACTTCACCTGGTGACTCTGGAAGCAACACTTTGGTGAAAAGCATATC TGCTTCTGAATCACCATCTGAAAATGATTTCTTGGAAAATTCATCAGGAGGAAGTTGTGACAGGGGCCGTGTAAACAATTCTTCATCTCCTATG gaCAATGTCAGAAATAGTGAAAAGAAGGTGAAAAG AAGTTTGGCACCTACATTTAACTCTCCTGTGACAAAAGACAGCAGGTGTTCTGTGGAACTCAG gTTTACCAGcgattttacagaaatagaaccGATTGGCTCAGGTGGATATGGCCAAGTTTTCAAAGCAAAACACAGAATTGATAGGAAGACTTACGTTGTTAAACGTGTTAAATATGATAGTGA GAAGGCAGAGCGTGAAGTAAAAGCTTTGGCAGCTCTCAATCACCCAAATATCGTTCACTACTACAGCTGCTGGTTTGGCGATGATTGCCATTCTGTGGACAGCATTAACACTTCAAG ACCAAAGACTAAGTGCCTTTTCATCCAAATGGAATTCTGTGGTAAAGGGACATTGGAGCAATGGATTGACAGCAGAAGAGGCCAGACACCAGACAAACATTTGGCTTTGGAATTGTATGAACAAATAACAGCAGGTGTGGATTATATACATTGCAAACAGTTAATCCATAGAGACCTTAAG ccaGGTAACGTGTTTTTGGTAGATACAAAACAAGTAAAGATAGGAGACTTTGGACTTGTGACATCCCTGAAAAATTACGCAAATCGGACAAGGAATACAGGAACTCTTCGATACATGAGCCCAGAACAG ATTTCTTTACAAGAATATGGAAACGAAGTGGACATCTTTGCTTTGGGGCTAATTCTCGCGGAACTCCTTTACATATGTCCCACTGTTTCAGAAACATTACAG atttttaaagagCTAAGAGACGGCAAGTTCTCAGATGTATTTGATGGCAGAGAA AAAATTCTTCTGCAAAAATTACTGTCACCCGAACCCACGAAACGGCCTCATGCATCTGAAATACTGGAGACTTTGAAGGAGTGGAGGAATGTAAAAGAGAATAAGAACCGAAGCACATGTTAG
- the EIF2AK2 gene encoding interferon-induced, double-stranded RNA-activated protein kinase isoform X5 produces the protein MANHRPPSFFIEELNVYCQKHNMVLKYQELSKTGPPHNLRFKYQVIIDEREYPEAEGKSKKEARNAAAKLAIEILNKENKKADSVLAGSLITSPGDSGSNTLVKSISASESPSENDFLENSSGGSCDRGRVNNSSSPMDNVRNSEKKVKRSLAPTFNSPVTKDSRCSVELRFTSDFTEIEPIGSGGYGQVFKAKHRIDRKTYVVKRVKYDSEKAEREVKALAALNHPNIVHYYSCWFGDDCHSVDSINTSRPKTKCLFIQMEFCGKGTLEQWIDSRRGQTPDKHLALELYEQITAGVDYIHCKQLIHRDLKPGNVFLVDTKQVKIGDFGLVTSLKNYANRTRNTGTLRYMSPEQISLQEYGNEVDIFALGLILAELLYICPTVSETLQIFKELRDGKFSDVFDGREKILLQKLLSPEPTKRPHASEILETLKEWRNVKENKNRSTC, from the exons ATGGCCAATCATCGTCCACCAAGTTTTTTTATAGAAGAACTTAACGTATATTGTCAGAAGCACAACATGGTACTTAAGTACCAGGAACTGTCTAAGACAGGACCTCCACATAACTTAAG GTTTAAATACCAAGTTATCATAGATGAGAGAGAATATCCAGAAGCTGAAGGTAAATCGAAGAAGGAGGCCAGAAATGCTGCAGCCAAATTGGCGATTGAAAtacttaataaagaaaacaag AAAGCTGACTCGGTATTAGCTGGTTCTTTGATTACTTCACCTGGTGACTCTGGAAGCAACACTTTGGTGAAAAGCATATC TGCTTCTGAATCACCATCTGAAAATGATTTCTTGGAAAATTCATCAGGAGGAAGTTGTGACAGGGGCCGTGTAAACAATTCTTCATCTCCTATG gaCAATGTCAGAAATAGTGAAAAGAAGGTGAAAAG AAGTTTGGCACCTACATTTAACTCTCCTGTGACAAAAGACAGCAGGTGTTCTGTGGAACTCAG gTTTACCAGcgattttacagaaatagaaccGATTGGCTCAGGTGGATATGGCCAAGTTTTCAAAGCAAAACACAGAATTGATAGGAAGACTTACGTTGTTAAACGTGTTAAATATGATAGTGA GAAGGCAGAGCGTGAAGTAAAAGCTTTGGCAGCTCTCAATCACCCAAATATCGTTCACTACTACAGCTGCTGGTTTGGCGATGATTGCCATTCTGTGGACAGCATTAACACTTCAAG ACCAAAGACTAAGTGCCTTTTCATCCAAATGGAATTCTGTGGTAAAGGGACATTGGAGCAATGGATTGACAGCAGAAGAGGCCAGACACCAGACAAACATTTGGCTTTGGAATTGTATGAACAAATAACAGCAGGTGTGGATTATATACATTGCAAACAGTTAATCCATAGAGACCTTAAG ccaGGTAACGTGTTTTTGGTAGATACAAAACAAGTAAAGATAGGAGACTTTGGACTTGTGACATCCCTGAAAAATTACGCAAATCGGACAAGGAATACAGGAACTCTTCGATACATGAGCCCAGAACAG ATTTCTTTACAAGAATATGGAAACGAAGTGGACATCTTTGCTTTGGGGCTAATTCTCGCGGAACTCCTTTACATATGTCCCACTGTTTCAGAAACATTACAG atttttaaagagCTAAGAGACGGCAAGTTCTCAGATGTATTTGATGGCAGAGAA AAAATTCTTCTGCAAAAATTACTGTCACCCGAACCCACGAAACGGCCTCATGCATCTGAAATACTGGAGACTTTGAAGGAGTGGAGGAATGTAAAAGAGAATAAGAACCGAAGCACATGTTAG
- the EIF2AK2 gene encoding interferon-induced, double-stranded RNA-activated protein kinase isoform X3, whose translation MANHRPPSFFIEELNVYCQKHNMVLKYQELSKTGPPHNLRFKYQVIIDEREYPEAEGKSKKEARNAAAKLAIEILNKENKAVSSVSLPTTHSSEGLGLGSTGNFIGCINRLAQKEQLSVNYEQCELKEPGPERFHYRCKIGQKEYGIGVGSTKQEAKQSAAKLAYEQILSEKTSMKADSVLAGSLITSPGDSGSNTLVKSISASESPSENDFLENSSGGSCDRGRVNNSSSPMDNVRNSEKKVKRSLAPTFNSPVTKDSRCSVELRFTSDFTEIEPIGSGGYGQVFKAKHRIDRKTYVVKRVKYDSDRKAEREVKALAALNHPNIVHYYSCWFGDDCHSVDSINTSRPKTKCLFIQMEFCGKGTLEQWIDSRRGQTPDKHLALELYEQITAGVDYIHCKQLIHRDLKPGNVFLVDTKQVKIGDFGLVTSLKNYANRTRNTGTLRYMSPEQISLQEYGNEVDIFALGLILAELLYICPTVSETLQKILLQKLLSPEPTKRPHASEILETLKEWRNVKENKNRSTC comes from the exons ATGGCCAATCATCGTCCACCAAGTTTTTTTATAGAAGAACTTAACGTATATTGTCAGAAGCACAACATGGTACTTAAGTACCAGGAACTGTCTAAGACAGGACCTCCACATAACTTAAG GTTTAAATACCAAGTTATCATAGATGAGAGAGAATATCCAGAAGCTGAAGGTAAATCGAAGAAGGAGGCCAGAAATGCTGCAGCCAAATTGGCGATTGAAAtacttaataaagaaaacaag gcAGTTAGTTCTGTATCACTGCCAACAACACATTCATCAGAAGGATTAGGATTAGGATCCACTGGGAATTTCATAGGCTGTATCAATAGGCTTGCCCAGAAGGAACAACTGTCTGTAAATTATGAACAATGTGAATTGAAAGAACCTGGGCCTGAAAG ATTTCATTATAGATGCAAAATTGGACAGAAAGAATACGGTATTGGTGTAGGTAGTACTAAGCAAGAAGCCAAACAGTCAGCCGCTAAGCTTGCGTATGAGCAGATACTTTCAGAGAAAACCTCAATG AAAGCTGACTCGGTATTAGCTGGTTCTTTGATTACTTCACCTGGTGACTCTGGAAGCAACACTTTGGTGAAAAGCATATC TGCTTCTGAATCACCATCTGAAAATGATTTCTTGGAAAATTCATCAGGAGGAAGTTGTGACAGGGGCCGTGTAAACAATTCTTCATCTCCTATG gaCAATGTCAGAAATAGTGAAAAGAAGGTGAAAAG AAGTTTGGCACCTACATTTAACTCTCCTGTGACAAAAGACAGCAGGTGTTCTGTGGAACTCAG gTTTACCAGcgattttacagaaatagaaccGATTGGCTCAGGTGGATATGGCCAAGTTTTCAAAGCAAAACACAGAATTGATAGGAAGACTTACGTTGTTAAACGTGTTAAATATGATAGTGA CAGGAAGGCAGAGCGTGAAGTAAAAGCTTTGGCAGCTCTCAATCACCCAAATATCGTTCACTACTACAGCTGCTGGTTTGGCGATGATTGCCATTCTGTGGACAGCATTAACACTTCAAG ACCAAAGACTAAGTGCCTTTTCATCCAAATGGAATTCTGTGGTAAAGGGACATTGGAGCAATGGATTGACAGCAGAAGAGGCCAGACACCAGACAAACATTTGGCTTTGGAATTGTATGAACAAATAACAGCAGGTGTGGATTATATACATTGCAAACAGTTAATCCATAGAGACCTTAAG ccaGGTAACGTGTTTTTGGTAGATACAAAACAAGTAAAGATAGGAGACTTTGGACTTGTGACATCCCTGAAAAATTACGCAAATCGGACAAGGAATACAGGAACTCTTCGATACATGAGCCCAGAACAG ATTTCTTTACAAGAATATGGAAACGAAGTGGACATCTTTGCTTTGGGGCTAATTCTCGCGGAACTCCTTTACATATGTCCCACTGTTTCAGAAACATTACAG AAAATTCTTCTGCAAAAATTACTGTCACCCGAACCCACGAAACGGCCTCATGCATCTGAAATACTGGAGACTTTGAAGGAGTGGAGGAATGTAAAAGAGAATAAGAACCGAAGCACATGTTAG